A part of Paenibacillus antri genomic DNA contains:
- a CDS encoding alginate lyase family protein produces the protein MTEKQWERLDTKREAWAPDEALRTIAGRKERPATREAVRKLIGEAETWLTAPRFHVMNKKHTPPSRDKHDYMSLSVYNWPNPNTPDGLPYVTRDGLVNPEVEDYDRPSMSRMVSGVETLALAYAATGDERYAAKGAALLDAWFLDPATRMNPHMLYAQYIPGNGGFDRPERYPAVYVPGVDGEGIYVAFGGVIEGCRLVPLVNVIPLLETSRHWDERRAAGLRDWFRSFLRWLLEHQHGKDEAGCLNNHGSWYCSQIVTYALFAGEERIARTFLERNVPERIAMQIAPDGSQPEEIYRAIPFHYTVFGLLSFCNNAVRAAELGIGLWGYETADGRGIKRALDWLVPYVLEPSTWPYRSVKPIEESLPDAAALLSMAYRAYGDPVYLRAWSSLPESAYPRDHRYRLLFPLPLSEEGEEA, from the coding sequence ATGACGGAGAAACAGTGGGAACGGCTCGATACGAAGAGGGAGGCGTGGGCGCCCGACGAGGCGCTGCGGACGATCGCGGGCCGCAAGGAACGGCCGGCGACGCGGGAAGCGGTCCGGAAGCTGATCGGCGAAGCGGAGACGTGGCTGACCGCTCCGCGCTTCCACGTGATGAACAAGAAGCATACGCCGCCTTCGCGCGATAAACACGACTATATGAGCTTGTCGGTGTACAATTGGCCGAACCCGAACACGCCGGACGGGTTGCCGTACGTCACGAGGGACGGCCTCGTCAATCCGGAGGTGGAAGACTACGACCGTCCTTCGATGAGCCGCATGGTTTCGGGCGTGGAGACGCTGGCGCTCGCCTACGCGGCGACGGGGGACGAACGATACGCGGCCAAGGGCGCGGCGCTGCTCGACGCCTGGTTCCTCGATCCGGCGACGCGGATGAATCCGCATATGCTGTACGCGCAATACATCCCCGGGAACGGCGGGTTCGACCGCCCGGAACGATACCCGGCCGTCTACGTGCCGGGCGTCGACGGAGAGGGGATTTACGTCGCGTTCGGCGGCGTCATCGAGGGCTGCAGGCTCGTCCCGCTCGTCAACGTCATCCCGCTGCTCGAGACGAGCCGCCATTGGGACGAACGCCGGGCGGCCGGTCTGCGCGACTGGTTCCGCTCCTTCCTGCGGTGGCTGCTTGAGCATCAGCACGGGAAAGACGAAGCCGGCTGCCTCAATAACCACGGTTCTTGGTATTGCAGCCAGATCGTCACCTACGCGCTCTTCGCGGGCGAGGAACGCATCGCCCGGACGTTCCTCGAACGGAACGTGCCCGAGCGCATCGCGATGCAGATCGCGCCCGACGGCAGCCAGCCCGAGGAAATATATCGCGCGATTCCGTTCCACTATACCGTCTTCGGACTGCTGTCGTTTTGCAACAATGCGGTGCGCGCCGCCGAGCTCGGCATCGGTCTGTGGGGGTACGAGACGGCCGACGGCCGCGGCATCAAGCGCGCGCTCGATTGGCTGGTCCCGTACGTACTGGAGCCGTCGACATGGCCGTATCGGTCCGTCAAGCCGATCGAGGAGTCGCTGCCGGACGCCGCCGCGCTTCTGTCCATGGCTTATCGCGCTTACGGCGATCCCGTCTACTTGCGCGCTTGGTCGAGTCTGCCGGAGAGCGCCTACCCTCGGGACCACCGGTACCGGCTCTTGTTCCCGCTGCCGTTGTCGGAGGAGGGGGAAGAAGCATGA
- a CDS encoding CPBP family glutamic-type intramembrane protease — MISLIMRTSFFLIFGLAIAGAFAAAGAEHPLRAAEKWWPFQAILANVATFFVLRALVRNEGGSYRALFGMRRSLLAKDGKQFAGLLVVGFVLGGLPLYLFSYLILGSVVPPDLMFQPLPLWAAIVAVIAFPLTNALVETPTYIGYALPRLREATGKLWSAALLAGLALAFQHVALPIVADVPYMLWRFAAFIPLAVALGFIFHRTNRLLPIAAAHGVMDLQLAVTVLLYSI; from the coding sequence ATGATATCTTTAATCATGCGGACGTCGTTTTTTCTCATTTTCGGACTGGCCATTGCCGGAGCGTTCGCGGCCGCCGGGGCGGAGCATCCGCTCCGAGCCGCGGAGAAGTGGTGGCCGTTCCAAGCGATTCTGGCGAACGTCGCAACGTTCTTCGTCCTTCGAGCTCTCGTCCGGAACGAGGGAGGAAGCTACCGGGCGCTGTTCGGAATGAGAAGGAGTCTTCTTGCGAAAGACGGCAAACAATTCGCCGGCTTACTCGTCGTCGGATTCGTCTTGGGCGGGCTGCCGCTGTATCTGTTCTCCTACTTGATATTAGGGAGCGTCGTTCCTCCGGATCTGATGTTCCAGCCGTTGCCGCTGTGGGCCGCCATCGTCGCAGTCATCGCATTCCCGCTTACGAACGCGCTCGTAGAGACGCCTACGTATATCGGATATGCGTTGCCCCGGCTGCGGGAAGCGACCGGCAAGCTGTGGTCGGCGGCGCTGCTGGCAGGGCTGGCGCTCGCCTTCCAGCATGTGGCCTTGCCGATCGTCGCGGACGTTCCTTATATGCTCTGGCGCTTCGCGGCGTTCATTCCGCTGGCGGTCGCGCTCGGTTTCATCTTTCACCGCACCAATCGGCTGCTTCCGATCGCTGCGGCTCACGGCGTCATGGACCTTCAGCTTGCGGTTACTGTACTTTTGTATTCCATATAA
- a CDS encoding TVP38/TMEM64 family protein — translation MIADLLSILTEERLAEWLDRYRAWGPLPGLLVPFLKSFVPPLPTIVIVGWNAVAYGLWLGFLYTWIGMVAGCMTTFLIVRKIAEHPIMLRWSRRPKVARAMHWIRRRAFSYVFLLSLLPAGPFVVVNTAAALTRMNARSFALAVSGGKAIMIFTISYFGHDPGVYFEQPWRLLFVLALVAASLVLSKRINARFADEAPRSDSATEPA, via the coding sequence ATGATCGCCGACCTTCTCTCTATATTGACCGAGGAACGCCTCGCGGAATGGCTGGACCGTTATCGTGCGTGGGGACCGTTGCCCGGTTTGCTCGTCCCGTTCCTCAAGTCGTTCGTCCCTCCGCTTCCGACGATCGTCATCGTCGGGTGGAACGCCGTCGCGTACGGGCTTTGGCTGGGCTTTCTCTATACGTGGATCGGCATGGTCGCCGGCTGTATGACGACGTTCCTGATCGTTCGCAAAATCGCGGAGCATCCGATCATGCTGCGGTGGAGCCGCAGACCGAAGGTCGCGAGAGCGATGCACTGGATCCGGCGGCGCGCGTTCAGTTACGTGTTTTTGCTGAGCCTTCTCCCCGCGGGACCGTTCGTCGTCGTCAATACGGCGGCCGCCTTGACGCGCATGAACGCTCGTTCGTTCGCGCTCGCCGTCTCCGGGGGCAAAGCGATTATGATCTTTACGATCTCGTACTTCGGGCACGATCCCGGCGTCTACTTCGAGCAGCCCTGGCGCCTGCTCTTCGTTCTCGCCTTGGTCGCGGCGTCTCTCGTCCTGAGCAAGCGGATCAACGCGCGCTTCGCCGACGAAGCGCCTCGGAGCGACTCCGCCACCGAACCCGCCTGA
- a CDS encoding glycoside hydrolase family 88 protein, translating to MSAGESPWANEALARAVAKIAANSRRIGASFPHKATEGRYDAEAIDWWTNGFWPGLLWLAYMETGDPSLSALAQSCEAALDRALTEFYGLHHDVGFMWTLSATAQYKLLGTESSKRRGLIAASYLASRFNLKGRFVRAWNDDRPGWVIIDSLMNMPLLYWASEVANDPRFRFVAEAHTETVLREFIRPDGSSHHIVCFDPRTGRRERALAGQGYREDSAWSRGQAWALYGLALAYRYTKEPAYLAAAGRVADFFLAGLPEDAVPYCDFKPDGEETIRDSSAAACAASGMLELCRWLPGQAGARYREGAVRILKSLYERYGAWDREDEEGLIVKGAVDCHQKRQVSLIYGDFFFAEALQKAATGKHFFW from the coding sequence ATGAGCGCGGGCGAATCGCCATGGGCGAATGAGGCGTTGGCTCGGGCGGTCGCCAAGATCGCCGCGAACAGCCGGCGCATCGGCGCGTCGTTCCCGCACAAGGCGACCGAAGGCCGGTACGATGCGGAAGCGATCGACTGGTGGACGAACGGCTTCTGGCCCGGCTTGTTATGGCTGGCATACATGGAGACGGGCGATCCGTCGCTGTCCGCGCTCGCGCAATCGTGCGAGGCTGCGCTGGACCGCGCGCTCACTGAATTCTACGGTCTCCATCACGACGTCGGCTTTATGTGGACGCTGTCCGCGACGGCGCAGTACAAGCTGCTTGGGACGGAGTCGTCGAAGCGAAGAGGGCTCATCGCAGCCAGTTACTTGGCTTCCCGGTTCAACTTGAAAGGCCGCTTCGTGCGGGCATGGAACGACGACCGGCCCGGCTGGGTCATCATCGACAGCTTAATGAATATGCCGTTGTTGTACTGGGCTTCCGAGGTCGCGAACGACCCTCGCTTTCGGTTCGTCGCGGAAGCGCATACGGAGACGGTGCTCCGGGAGTTTATCCGGCCGGACGGCTCCAGCCATCACATCGTCTGCTTCGATCCGCGCACGGGCCGGCGGGAAAGAGCGCTCGCCGGGCAAGGCTATCGGGAGGACTCGGCATGGAGCCGGGGGCAGGCTTGGGCGCTGTACGGCTTGGCGTTAGCGTATCGCTACACGAAGGAACCGGCGTATCTGGCCGCCGCAGGCCGCGTCGCGGATTTTTTCCTTGCGGGCTTGCCGGAGGACGCCGTTCCGTATTGCGACTTCAAGCCGGACGGCGAAGAGACGATCCGGGACAGCTCCGCGGCGGCGTGCGCGGCGAGCGGCATGCTGGAGCTGTGCCGGTGGCTTCCGGGGCAGGCCGGGGCCAGGTACCGGGAAGGCGCCGTCCGCATCTTGAAATCGCTGTACGAGCGTTACGGCGCGTGGGATCGCGAAGATGAAGAGGGACTGATCGTGAAGGGGGCGGTCGACTGCCACCAGAAACGGCAAGTGTCGCTCATCTACGGCGACTTCTTCTTCGCCGAGGCGCTGCAGAAAGCCGCAACCGGTAAGCATTTCTTCTGGTAA
- the cls gene encoding cardiolipin synthase: MFSYDNISILVTLLNIGLAGFVIFLERRNVAATWAWLMVLLFLPIVGFVAYVFFAQNLSKRKMYKLERETEMRLAGIIEAQRSEFKERALPFRDPVMNRYRDLMYMNLKSSSAVFTQSNDVRVFTDGREKFETLLAEIREAKESIHLLYYIVKDDALGNRILDALIEKAEAGVEVRFLYDQIGSYRLSSSFFQRLTKAGGHAAAFFPSKIPYLNIRVNYRNHRKLVVIDGKYGYIGGFNIGDEYLGLDPRLGYWRDTHLRIVGTAVLQMQIQFMLDWNLASHAKITADEKYFPASGLQGDVGVQIVSSGPNFSIEHTRNVYLKMIHSAKERVYIQTPYFIPDESVLTALKMAVLSGVDVRIMIPGRPDKRMVYWASFSYLGDLLQLGMRCFLYDRGFLHAKTIVVDGEIASVGTANFDIRSFRLNFEVNAVLYDTDTAGRLRSIFEEDMTYCRELTFEEYQNRSKGERFRESCIRLLSPIL; the protein is encoded by the coding sequence ATGTTCTCATACGATAATATCAGTATTTTGGTCACGTTATTGAATATCGGGTTGGCCGGCTTCGTCATCTTCCTCGAGCGGCGGAACGTCGCGGCCACCTGGGCATGGCTGATGGTGCTGTTGTTTCTGCCGATCGTCGGGTTCGTCGCCTATGTGTTCTTCGCGCAAAATTTAAGCAAGCGGAAGATGTATAAGCTCGAACGCGAAACCGAGATGCGGCTGGCGGGCATCATCGAAGCGCAGCGTTCGGAGTTCAAAGAGCGCGCGCTGCCGTTCCGGGATCCGGTCATGAACCGATACCGCGACTTGATGTATATGAATCTGAAGAGCAGCTCCGCCGTCTTCACCCAAAGCAACGACGTCCGCGTCTTTACCGACGGACGCGAGAAGTTCGAAACGCTGCTCGCCGAAATTCGAGAGGCGAAGGAGAGCATCCATCTCCTATACTATATCGTCAAGGACGACGCGCTCGGGAATCGGATTCTCGACGCATTGATCGAGAAGGCGGAGGCCGGCGTCGAGGTTCGCTTTCTGTACGATCAGATCGGGAGCTACCGGCTGTCCTCAAGCTTCTTCCAACGATTGACGAAAGCGGGCGGGCATGCCGCGGCGTTCTTCCCTTCGAAAATTCCGTATTTGAACATTCGCGTGAACTACCGGAACCATCGCAAGCTCGTCGTCATCGACGGGAAATACGGATACATAGGCGGCTTTAATATCGGAGACGAGTATCTCGGTCTCGATCCGCGGCTCGGCTATTGGCGCGATACGCATCTGCGCATCGTGGGCACCGCCGTGCTTCAGATGCAGATTCAATTCATGTTGGATTGGAATTTGGCATCGCACGCGAAGATTACCGCGGACGAGAAATATTTCCCGGCGTCGGGGCTGCAGGGCGACGTCGGCGTCCAGATCGTCTCGAGCGGTCCGAACTTCTCGATCGAGCATACGCGCAACGTCTATTTGAAAATGATTCACTCGGCGAAGGAACGCGTCTATATCCAAACGCCGTATTTCATACCGGACGAGAGCGTACTGACCGCGCTGAAGATGGCCGTCCTGTCCGGCGTCGACGTTCGAATCATGATCCCGGGCAGGCCGGACAAACGGATGGTGTATTGGGCTTCCTTTTCATACTTGGGCGATTTATTGCAATTGGGGATGCGCTGCTTCCTGTACGACCGCGGATTTCTGCACGCGAAGACGATCGTCGTCGACGGCGAGATCGCTTCGGTCGGCACCGCGAACTTCGACATTCGCAGCTTCCGCTTGAATTTCGAAGTGAACGCCGTGCTGTACGATACCGATACCGCAGGGCGGCTGCGGAGCATCTTCGAGGAAGATATGACGTATTGCCGCGAGTTGACGTTCGAAGAATATCAAAACCGCTCCAAGGGGGAGCGGTTCCGCGAATCTTGCATCCGGCTGCTGTCGCCGATCTTGTAG
- a CDS encoding TetR/AcrR family transcriptional regulator, whose translation MERTYIDLASNPIASPTKIKILEAAIELFSKRGFSGASVRDITNEVGIKESSLYKHFKNKDEILETIFAFFRKEADKILPPMEHLDFIAEKMNLVEFLERGMQNFKRHLDDEINQKIWRIMYIELFRHPMAKDIYRNGIVKRTVDCLEVVFAKMIERGKMVTRDPKRLAIEYQYPLYPIIVEYNLLMSEGKSTEEIDAQVIEHIRYFADQCGVTS comes from the coding sequence ATGGAAAGAACTTATATCGATCTTGCATCGAACCCGATCGCAAGCCCGACGAAAATCAAAATTTTGGAGGCCGCCATCGAGCTGTTCTCGAAGCGCGGCTTCAGCGGCGCATCGGTTCGAGACATTACGAACGAAGTCGGCATTAAGGAAAGCTCGCTGTATAAACATTTCAAAAATAAAGACGAAATTTTGGAGACGATCTTCGCGTTCTTCCGCAAGGAAGCGGACAAGATCTTGCCGCCGATGGAGCATCTCGACTTCATCGCGGAGAAGATGAATCTCGTCGAATTTCTAGAACGGGGCATGCAGAACTTTAAACGGCATCTCGACGACGAGATCAATCAGAAAATATGGCGGATCATGTACATCGAGCTGTTTCGGCATCCGATGGCGAAGGATATTTACAGGAACGGCATCGTGAAGCGAACGGTCGATTGCTTAGAGGTCGTGTTCGCGAAGATGATCGAGCGAGGCAAGATGGTCACCCGAGATCCGAAGCGGCTTGCGATCGAGTATCAATACCCGCTGTATCCGATCATCGTGGAATACAACTTGCTGATGTCCGAAGGGAAATCGACGGAGGAGATCGATGCCCAGGTTATCGAACATATCCGGTATTTCGCGGATCAATGCGGCGTCACTTCATGA
- a CDS encoding TetR/AcrR family transcriptional regulator gives MDQLFPAKESGNTKRRILEAAIDLFSLNGYSAVSVREITKQVGIKESAMYNHFKTKDDILDSIYRLFTSMSEGNGLPDEAQLKAILEHTDLETFLKQGFEIYKRTIENPLLVKIWRILNIEQYRDPRARDIILTYIYKGTIDFLEAAFALLQEQRKMNDEYSPKVLAIEYQYPIFSMMTEYLLLTFDGKETDELEDRVRSHIQYFTKYVKN, from the coding sequence TTGGATCAACTATTCCCTGCGAAGGAATCCGGCAACACGAAGCGACGGATCCTGGAAGCCGCCATAGACTTGTTTTCGCTGAACGGGTATTCCGCGGTGTCCGTACGAGAGATTACGAAGCAGGTCGGCATTAAAGAAAGCGCGATGTACAATCACTTCAAGACGAAGGACGATATTCTCGACTCGATTTACCGACTGTTCACGAGCATGAGCGAAGGGAACGGACTGCCCGACGAAGCGCAGCTGAAGGCGATCTTGGAGCATACGGACTTGGAAACGTTCTTGAAGCAGGGGTTCGAAATTTACAAGCGGACGATCGAAAATCCGCTCTTGGTCAAAATATGGAGAATATTGAATATCGAGCAGTACCGCGATCCGCGCGCGCGGGACATTATTCTGACGTATATCTATAAAGGGACGATCGACTTCTTGGAGGCGGCCTTCGCCTTGCTGCAGGAGCAACGGAAAATGAATGACGAGTACAGTCCCAAAGTTTTGGCGATCGAGTATCAATATCCGATCTTCTCGATGATGACGGAATACTTGCTGCTTACGTTCGACGGGAAGGAGACGGACGAGCTCGAGGATCGAGTTCGAAGTCACATCCAGTATTTTACGAAGTATGTAAAAAACTAA
- a CDS encoding ABC transporter permease: protein MLLPGLILILVYSYGPMAGIAIAFQKFFPTTGVFGSKWVGLDNFEYVFKLPSFANVLRNTVFISFMKIVVGQIVPIVVALLLNEIVRKAYKRTVQTFIYLPHFLSWVILGGVLVDILSPSEGIVNHLLASFGAAKPIFFLADNRWFPYVLVMSDVWKDFGFSTIVYLAALTSINPALYEAAVVDGANRWKQTLHITLPGMVPIVVLMATLSLGQILNAGFDQVFNLYSPIVYESGDILDTFVYRLGLVEFQYGVATAVGLFKSVVSLLFIAGSYYLAYRYANYRIF from the coding sequence ATGCTGCTGCCGGGTTTGATCCTCATTTTGGTATATAGCTACGGCCCGATGGCGGGCATCGCCATCGCGTTCCAGAAATTTTTCCCGACGACCGGCGTCTTCGGCTCGAAGTGGGTGGGACTCGATAACTTCGAATACGTGTTTAAGCTGCCGAGCTTCGCGAACGTCTTGCGGAACACCGTCTTTATTTCCTTCATGAAAATCGTCGTCGGCCAAATCGTCCCGATCGTCGTCGCGTTGCTCCTGAACGAAATCGTCAGGAAGGCGTACAAGCGGACGGTGCAGACGTTCATTTATTTGCCGCATTTCTTGTCTTGGGTCATTCTGGGCGGCGTCCTCGTCGATATTCTCTCGCCGTCCGAAGGGATCGTCAATCATCTCTTGGCGTCGTTCGGCGCGGCCAAGCCGATCTTCTTCCTCGCGGACAATCGGTGGTTCCCGTACGTGCTGGTCATGAGCGACGTCTGGAAGGACTTCGGCTTCAGCACGATCGTATACCTCGCGGCGCTCACGTCGATTAACCCGGCGCTGTACGAGGCGGCGGTCGTCGACGGCGCGAATCGATGGAAGCAGACGCTGCACATTACGCTGCCCGGCATGGTGCCGATCGTCGTCTTAATGGCGACGCTGAGCCTCGGCCAAATATTGAACGCCGGGTTCGACCAAGTGTTCAACCTGTACAGCCCGATCGTGTACGAATCCGGAGACATTCTGGATACGTTCGTGTACCGGCTCGGTCTCGTAGAATTCCAATACGGCGTCGCGACGGCCGTAGGGTTGTTTAAATCCGTCGTATCGCTCCTCTTTATCGCCGGTTCCTACTACTTGGCGTACCGGTACGCGAACTACAGAATTTTCTAG
- a CDS encoding pentapeptide repeat-containing protein produces MNHNQIQPRRRDLMADCENCFGLCCVALPFAASADFAFDKDAGTPCRHLRSDFRCGIHAGLRDNGLKGCTTFDCFGAGQKLSRSGFRGVDWRKSPESAPLMFETFPILRSLHELLWYLSEALELPAAEPIRAALRESLEETERLASLDPERIANVDVAAHRANVNALLLRTAELVRAETLARIPPSRRRKTYGRGADLVGANLRGADLRGANLRGAFLIAADLRGADLSGADLIGADFRDADVRGANLAGGLFLTQAQLNAALGDAGTKLPPAFARPPHWSTGEYEFKASRRK; encoded by the coding sequence ATGAACCATAATCAAATCCAACCTCGCCGCCGCGATCTGATGGCCGATTGCGAGAACTGCTTCGGCTTATGCTGCGTCGCCCTCCCTTTCGCCGCTTCGGCGGACTTCGCCTTCGACAAAGACGCCGGGACGCCTTGTCGGCACCTCCGTTCAGACTTCCGCTGCGGTATCCATGCCGGCTTGCGGGACAACGGCCTGAAGGGCTGCACGACGTTCGATTGCTTCGGCGCCGGGCAGAAGCTGTCCCGCTCCGGCTTCCGCGGCGTCGACTGGCGGAAATCGCCGGAATCCGCGCCGCTGATGTTCGAGACGTTCCCGATCCTGCGCTCGCTCCACGAGCTGCTCTGGTATCTCTCCGAGGCGCTCGAGCTGCCGGCCGCCGAACCGATTCGAGCCGCCCTGCGCGAATCGCTGGAAGAGACCGAACGTCTCGCGTCCCTCGATCCCGAGCGAATCGCGAACGTCGACGTGGCGGCGCATCGGGCGAACGTCAACGCGCTGCTCTTGCGCACCGCCGAGCTGGTTCGCGCCGAGACGCTCGCTCGAATCCCGCCTTCCCGCCGGCGGAAGACGTACGGTCGCGGCGCAGACCTCGTCGGCGCCAACTTGCGAGGCGCCGACCTTCGCGGCGCCAATTTACGAGGCGCCTTCTTGATTGCCGCCGACCTTCGCGGCGCGGACCTGAGCGGGGCCGACTTGATCGGCGCCGACTTCCGCGACGCGGACGTGAGAGGGGCGAACCTCGCCGGCGGCCTCTTCCTCACCCAAGCTCAGCTGAACGCGGCTTTAGGGGACGCGGGCACGAAGCTGCCGCCCGCCTTCGCTCGTCCGCCGCATTGGTCGACCGGAGAATACGAATTTAAAGCGTCGCGACGCAAATGA
- a CDS encoding Dabb family protein, with translation MIQRTVLLKFDEATTPETLQEVIARFKALKNDLTGVAEIHAGLNMAERSKEYQVVLMVRFEDRAALEAYTVNERHQAVAAFIRDSGRLDSIGVDIEI, from the coding sequence GTGATCCAACGCACAGTATTGTTGAAATTCGACGAAGCGACGACGCCGGAGACGCTCCAGGAGGTTATCGCGCGATTCAAAGCGCTGAAGAACGACCTGACGGGCGTCGCGGAAATTCACGCGGGACTCAATATGGCGGAGCGCAGCAAGGAATACCAGGTCGTTCTGATGGTGCGGTTCGAGGATCGCGCCGCGCTGGAGGCGTACACCGTCAACGAGCGGCATCAAGCGGTCGCGGCGTTCATCCGCGATTCGGGCCGACTTGACAGTATCGGAGTCGACATCGAAATCTAA
- a CDS encoding carbohydrate ABC transporter permease: protein MVQQKSAARTLFTAFNYTFLGALALLCIAPLVHIFAVSFSASSAATAGLVGLWPVEFTTKSYGFVMENDLFLRAMLVSIQRVALGVTIGIGLCVLIAYPLSKEVKDFRFRTAYVWVFVFTMLFHGGLIPSYIVVKETGIMNTIWALVLPGAVNVFNCILLLNFFRALPKELLEASFIDGAGHSSTLWRVVLPVSTPALATITLFAVVGHWNQWFDGLIYINDPKRLPLQSYLQTIIVQKDFSELTAEDLANVGIVSDRTVKAAQIFLGSLPILLVYPFLQKYFMSGIVMGSVKE, encoded by the coding sequence ATGGTTCAACAAAAATCGGCGGCAAGAACGCTGTTTACCGCATTTAATTATACGTTCCTCGGCGCGTTGGCGCTGCTTTGCATCGCGCCGCTCGTTCACATCTTCGCCGTATCGTTCAGCGCGAGCAGCGCGGCGACCGCGGGGCTGGTCGGCTTGTGGCCCGTCGAGTTCACGACGAAGTCGTACGGTTTCGTCATGGAGAACGACCTGTTCCTGCGGGCGATGCTCGTCTCGATTCAACGGGTCGCGCTCGGGGTAACGATCGGCATCGGGCTGTGCGTGCTGATCGCCTATCCGCTGTCGAAGGAGGTTAAGGATTTCCGATTCCGAACGGCGTACGTGTGGGTGTTCGTCTTCACGATGCTCTTCCACGGCGGCTTGATTCCGAGTTATATCGTCGTGAAGGAAACCGGCATCATGAATACGATCTGGGCGCTCGTTCTGCCCGGCGCGGTGAACGTATTCAACTGCATTTTGCTGCTCAACTTCTTCCGCGCGCTGCCGAAGGAATTGCTCGAAGCCTCCTTCATCGACGGAGCCGGCCATTCGTCGACGCTGTGGCGGGTCGTCCTTCCGGTGTCGACGCCGGCGCTCGCCACCATTACGCTGTTCGCCGTCGTGGGACATTGGAACCAATGGTTCGACGGCTTAATTTACATTAACGATCCGAAGCGGCTGCCGCTGCAGAGCTACCTGCAGACGATTATCGTGCAGAAGGATTTCAGCGAGCTGACGGCGGAAGACTTGGCGAACGTCGGCATCGTCTCCGACCGGACGGTGAAGGCGGCGCAAATTTTCCTTGGATCGCTGCCGATTTTGCTCGTCTACCCGTTCCTGCAGAAATATTTCATGTCGGGCATCGTGATGGGCAGCGTGAAGGAATGA
- a CDS encoding alpha/beta fold hydrolase, protein MRIFAKKPDFTIPETGISAVEKVKVGGIDQYLLLQGERKDNPILLFLHGGPSMPLPGVSSRGRDYTVATNTRELVKHYVVAFWDQRGTGKSYSAGIAPESMTLEQFVSDANDIVDLLSARFGQRKLYLAGHSFGTLIGLTLAKRYPEKFHSYTGLSQIVSWSENDKLSYVWALKEARRRKHKKALAELEAVGEPPYLEGLEQWGVLRKWQTRFQSLVYSDETIRHPGLVRVTMDMFRSKDYGLQDVVNSFYRGFKLVYAGPFLDALPSIDMADTVREIDIPVTFIHGRKDVHVHGELVRRYADNLEAKRGKRLIWVDHSSHLFHPIDTKQIESILIQEKSRTR, encoded by the coding sequence GTGCGTATTTTTGCGAAGAAACCCGACTTCACGATTCCTGAGACCGGCATCAGCGCCGTAGAGAAGGTGAAGGTAGGTGGGATCGATCAATATTTGCTCCTTCAGGGAGAAAGGAAGGACAACCCGATCTTGTTATTCCTCCACGGCGGACCGTCCATGCCGCTGCCGGGCGTATCGTCGAGAGGCAGGGATTACACGGTCGCGACCAATACGAGAGAGCTTGTCAAGCATTATGTCGTCGCGTTCTGGGATCAACGCGGGACGGGCAAGTCGTATTCCGCCGGCATCGCTCCGGAGAGCATGACTTTAGAACAATTCGTCAGCGACGCGAACGACATCGTCGACTTGCTGTCAGCGCGATTCGGGCAGCGGAAGCTGTACCTCGCCGGCCATTCCTTCGGTACGTTGATCGGCTTGACGCTCGCCAAGCGGTATCCTGAGAAGTTTCATTCTTACACAGGACTTTCCCAGATCGTCAGCTGGTCGGAAAACGATAAACTTAGCTACGTCTGGGCGTTGAAGGAAGCCCGGCGGCGAAAGCACAAGAAAGCTCTCGCGGAGCTCGAAGCGGTCGGCGAACCTCCCTATCTGGAAGGCTTGGAGCAGTGGGGCGTGCTGCGAAAGTGGCAAACCCGCTTCCAATCGTTGGTATATTCCGATGAGACGATTCGGCATCCGGGACTCGTCCGCGTGACGATGGACATGTTCCGATCGAAGGATTACGGCTTGCAGGATGTCGTGAATTCGTTCTACCGCGGGTTCAAGCTGGTCTATGCGGGGCCGTTCCTCGATGCGCTGCCGTCGATCGATATGGCGGACACCGTCCGAGAGATCGACATTCCGGTTACGTTCATTCACGGCCGAAAGGACGTTCACGTGCACGGGGAGCTCGTTCGGCGTTATGCCGACAACCTAGAGGCGAAGCGGGGGAAACGGCTGATCTGGGTCGATCATTCCTCGCATCTGTTCCACCCGATCGACACGAAGCAAATCGAAAGCATTCTGATTCAAGAAAAATCGAGAACGCGATAG